A single genomic interval of bacterium harbors:
- the mfd gene encoding transcription-repair coupling factor — protein sequence LSGLHGSSASLLLADWFRRERRAALVVAPSRDAALRLADDLEAWLGPGDVVYLPQQEVLVYDRQSPDAELVGALMAGLARLGTGAPALAVTSLYGLRQRGLSPSRLAAATLALAVGGRHDREGFCARLGELGYACVGLVARTGEYARRGALIDLFPPGDHPLRVEFFDDEIISLRTFDPSTQRTLAKLERIDVLPVSHLVLDDEAVLEAQLRVEQLVEDGELADDDRLDLDARLEERVHAAGLEAFLPLFGATALLTDHLPPDACLIWSDPAALAAQSELLDEEIPRLRETRLRHDPWLPDTAELVAPAGELAVLTLPQAALSGGWVGDDPVRWLERDAFETARFDTHRPGLRGGDVARLAAALSAWEKEGRFACVLCDNQGQASRLAELLLEQEGALPAAMPVVGRLAEGFLWPAAGLALVTDHEFFDRYQRPARARFRGGAVVKDSGNLQAGEYVVHVEYGIGLYRGLRRITVQDAERECLLLEYAAGDKVYVPVEKIGLVERFSSDRAAAPELSRLGTASWARVTKKARKAIQAMAAELLNLYAARQSLPGFAFPPDGDLLRSLEESFLHEETPDQLTSIADVKHDMERAQPMDRLVCGDVGYGKTEVAMRAAFKAVEAGRQAAVLCPTTLLAHQHGETFAERYRDFPARVAVLSRFQSPREQREVVRRAREGELDVLIGTHRLLSRDVRFQRLGLLVIDEEHRFGVRHKERLKQLRKEVDVLTLSATPIPRTLYLSLMGARDMSLITTPPRDRLPIHTEICAYSEEVLQEAILRELHRGGQVFFVHNRVETIQATASKVRELLPSVRVCVAHGQMDEDALERVMAAFLAQEFDVLVTTTIIESGLDMPRVNTIVIDRADRFGLAQLYQIRGRVGRSSQRAFAYLMTPPGEALSQDARRRLSALQEFQALGSGYHIAMRDLEIRGAGNILGQEQHGHLEAIGFDLYCRLLDEAVSELRGDGRATALDVKIDLKLPAYLPDDYIGDPEQKMDLYRRLVRIADDRGFRLVADEIRDRYGPPPPPVANLLQIGRIRALAARNGVEEIRVGRRELSLFFAGGREPSPLILRGLMGTGPKGLMFRAVDQLELKIPATRDDAPAAAYHILDLIDRLREDAGGDPAAAVPSKPLSRVKETS from the coding sequence TCCTCAGCGGGCTGCACGGCTCGTCGGCGTCGCTGCTGCTCGCGGACTGGTTCCGGCGGGAGCGCCGTGCGGCGCTGGTGGTGGCGCCGTCGCGCGACGCGGCCCTACGGCTGGCCGACGACCTCGAGGCCTGGCTCGGGCCCGGCGACGTCGTCTACCTGCCGCAGCAGGAGGTGCTCGTCTACGACCGCCAGTCGCCGGACGCCGAGCTGGTCGGCGCCCTGATGGCCGGGCTGGCGAGGCTGGGCACCGGCGCGCCGGCGCTCGCGGTGACCTCGCTGTACGGTCTGCGCCAGCGGGGGCTGTCGCCGTCGCGCCTGGCGGCGGCCACGCTCGCGCTGGCCGTCGGGGGCCGCCACGACCGCGAGGGGTTCTGCGCGCGGCTGGGGGAGCTGGGCTACGCCTGCGTCGGCCTGGTCGCCCGCACCGGCGAGTACGCGCGGCGCGGCGCGCTCATCGACCTGTTCCCGCCCGGGGACCACCCGCTGCGCGTGGAGTTCTTCGACGACGAGATCATCTCGCTGCGCACCTTCGACCCCTCGACCCAGCGCACGCTGGCGAAGCTCGAGCGGATCGACGTGCTGCCGGTCAGCCACCTCGTGCTGGACGACGAAGCCGTCCTGGAGGCGCAGCTGCGCGTCGAGCAGCTCGTCGAGGACGGGGAGCTGGCCGACGACGACCGGCTGGACCTCGACGCCCGCCTCGAGGAGCGCGTCCACGCCGCCGGCCTCGAGGCCTTCCTGCCCCTGTTCGGCGCGACCGCCCTGCTCACCGACCACCTGCCCCCCGACGCCTGCCTGATCTGGAGCGACCCGGCGGCGCTGGCCGCGCAGTCCGAGCTGCTGGACGAGGAGATCCCGCGCCTGCGCGAGACGCGCCTGCGCCACGACCCCTGGCTGCCGGACACCGCCGAACTGGTGGCCCCGGCCGGCGAACTGGCCGTCCTGACGCTGCCCCAGGCCGCGCTGAGCGGCGGCTGGGTCGGGGACGACCCCGTGCGCTGGCTGGAGCGCGACGCGTTCGAGACCGCGCGCTTCGACACGCACCGCCCGGGCCTGCGCGGCGGCGACGTGGCGCGGCTGGCCGCGGCGCTGTCGGCGTGGGAGAAGGAGGGCCGCTTCGCCTGCGTGCTCTGCGACAACCAGGGGCAGGCCAGCCGCCTCGCCGAGCTGCTGCTGGAACAGGAAGGGGCCCTGCCCGCGGCGATGCCGGTGGTGGGCCGCCTCGCCGAGGGCTTCCTGTGGCCGGCGGCCGGGCTCGCCCTGGTGACCGACCACGAGTTCTTCGACCGCTACCAGCGCCCGGCCCGCGCCCGCTTCCGCGGCGGCGCGGTGGTCAAGGACTCCGGCAACCTGCAGGCGGGCGAGTACGTGGTCCACGTCGAGTACGGCATCGGCCTGTACCGCGGCCTGCGGCGCATCACGGTCCAGGACGCCGAGCGCGAGTGCCTGCTGCTGGAGTACGCGGCCGGGGACAAGGTCTACGTCCCGGTCGAGAAGATCGGCCTAGTCGAACGCTTCAGCAGCGACCGCGCCGCGGCGCCGGAGCTGAGCCGCCTGGGCACCGCGTCCTGGGCCCGCGTGACCAAGAAGGCGCGCAAGGCGATCCAGGCCATGGCGGCCGAGCTGCTGAACCTCTACGCCGCGCGCCAGAGCCTGCCCGGCTTCGCCTTCCCGCCCGACGGCGACCTGCTGCGCTCGCTCGAGGAGTCCTTCCTGCACGAGGAGACTCCCGACCAGCTCACCTCCATCGCCGACGTCAAGCACGACATGGAGCGCGCGCAGCCCATGGACCGCCTGGTCTGCGGCGACGTCGGCTACGGCAAGACCGAGGTCGCCATGCGCGCCGCCTTCAAGGCGGTCGAGGCGGGGCGCCAGGCCGCCGTGCTCTGCCCCACCACGCTGCTGGCCCACCAGCACGGCGAGACCTTCGCCGAGCGCTACCGCGACTTCCCGGCCCGCGTGGCGGTGCTGAGCCGCTTCCAGTCGCCCCGCGAGCAGCGCGAGGTCGTGCGCCGCGCGCGCGAGGGCGAGCTGGACGTGCTGATCGGCACGCACCGGCTGCTGTCCCGCGACGTCCGCTTCCAGCGGCTCGGCCTCTTGGTCATCGACGAGGAGCACCGCTTCGGCGTGCGCCACAAGGAGCGGCTGAAGCAGCTGCGCAAGGAGGTGGACGTGCTGACCCTCAGCGCCACGCCCATCCCGCGCACGCTGTACCTCTCGCTGATGGGCGCGCGCGACATGTCGCTGATCACCACCCCGCCGCGCGACCGCCTGCCGATCCACACCGAGATCTGCGCCTACAGCGAGGAGGTGCTGCAGGAGGCGATCCTGCGCGAGCTGCACCGCGGCGGCCAGGTCTTCTTCGTGCACAACCGGGTCGAGACGATCCAGGCCACGGCCTCGAAGGTCCGCGAGCTGCTGCCCAGCGTCCGGGTCTGCGTCGCCCACGGCCAGATGGACGAGGACGCGCTGGAGCGGGTGATGGCCGCCTTCCTGGCCCAGGAGTTCGACGTGCTGGTCACCACGACGATCATCGAGTCGGGGCTGGACATGCCGCGGGTCAACACGATCGTCATCGACCGCGCCGACCGCTTCGGCCTGGCCCAGCTCTACCAGATCCGCGGCCGGGTCGGCCGCTCCAGCCAGCGCGCCTTCGCCTACCTGATGACGCCGCCGGGGGAGGCCCTCTCGCAGGACGCGCGGCGGCGGTTGTCGGCGCTGCAGGAGTTCCAGGCGCTGGGCTCCGGCTACCACATCGCGATGCGCGACCTGGAGATTCGCGGCGCCGGCAACATCCTGGGCCAGGAGCAGCACGGGCACCTCGAGGCCATCGGCTTCGACCTCTACTGCCGCCTGCTGGACGAGGCCGTCTCCGAGCTGCGGGGCGACGGGCGCGCGACGGCGCTGGACGTCAAGATCGACCTGAAACTGCCGGCCTACCTGCCCGACGACTACATCGGGGACCCCGAGCAGAAGATGGACCTCTACCGCCGCCTGGTGCGGATCGCCGACGATCGCGGCTTCCGGCTGGTCGCGGACGAGATCCGCGACCGCTACGGCCCGCCGCCCCCGCCGGTCGCCAACCTGTTGCAGATCGGGCGGATCCGGGCCCTGGCGGCCCGCAACGGCGTGGAGGAGATCCGGGTCGGCCGGCGGGAGCTGAGCCTGTTTTTCGCTGGCGGGAGGGAGCCCTCCCCCCTTATACTCCGCGGTTTGATGGGAACCGGTCCCAAGGGGCTGATGTTCAGGGCCGTCGACCAGCTCGAGCTGAAGATCCCGGCGACCCGCGACGACGCCCCGGCTGCCGCCTATCACATCCTGGACCTCATCGATCGTTTGCGCGAGGACGCGGGCGGCGATCCGGCCGCCGCCGTGCCCTCGAAACCCCTGAGTCGAGTGAAGGAGACGTCATGA
- a CDS encoding peptidyl-prolyl cis-trans isomerase, protein MTSNARRFLAAAAATAALALVLGAAGCGGKSEKPAAGADKEDGRVVVNVGERKVTAGYYQSRLQKMAANDLPRDAEGKAFDTATPAGRRAFLDVIINKELMVLKAKELGYDEQEDVKKLIEAVVYYQSTQVMRTDLIQKPGEEVSAEEIKAYHDRRTQVRHFEFIICNFEADAAKARQAVLDGGLWETVAEEYNDGSRGPSNDYRMQLQFGTADDMFERPLFELGVGEVSRPIESVYGYWVVRLDSVQTVRERPLDDEYRERIRATISQKRAKLREATFIKESRERHEFKYDDAALWIVFNGMPEDEPYLDQATQKPVEKERLRPLDVPASELGRFFFSFRPDPDQEPQVWTIGDYKAKYDEMSVFQRPKRNTLLGGVKNKLFGDMVDQALYAAEARERGYDKDPRVIAEANERSEQHMLSLFHDEVVKYDEHVSMEAIRALYEENPAVYRVPEERRGRIMMCADKSAAEAAAADLAAGQPWSTVFAARNKSTGGTPEGQISINELAQSADRDRLFALTRPGEVSAPFPSHDLWCLVMLDNATPGRQKPLDEVINDVGARVKRKRQDEALQTLLAQWRNEYPIKINDRVLDSLPSWEQLQASKPASK, encoded by the coding sequence ATGACCTCGAACGCACGCAGGTTCCTCGCCGCGGCCGCCGCGACGGCGGCGCTCGCGCTGGTCCTGGGAGCCGCCGGCTGCGGCGGCAAGTCCGAGAAACCGGCGGCGGGCGCCGACAAGGAGGACGGGCGCGTCGTCGTGAACGTCGGCGAACGCAAGGTCACGGCCGGCTACTACCAGTCCCGCCTGCAGAAGATGGCCGCGAACGACCTGCCCCGCGACGCGGAGGGCAAGGCCTTCGACACCGCCACCCCGGCCGGACGGCGCGCGTTCCTGGACGTCATCATCAACAAGGAGTTGATGGTGCTCAAGGCCAAGGAGCTCGGCTACGACGAGCAGGAGGACGTCAAGAAGCTCATCGAGGCGGTCGTCTACTACCAGTCGACCCAGGTGATGCGCACCGACCTGATCCAGAAGCCGGGCGAGGAGGTGTCGGCGGAGGAGATCAAGGCCTACCACGACCGCCGCACGCAGGTCCGGCACTTCGAGTTCATCATCTGCAACTTCGAGGCCGACGCCGCCAAGGCCCGCCAGGCGGTGCTTGACGGCGGCCTGTGGGAGACCGTCGCCGAGGAGTACAACGACGGGTCGCGCGGCCCCTCCAACGACTACCGGATGCAACTGCAGTTCGGCACCGCCGACGACATGTTCGAGCGCCCGCTCTTCGAGCTGGGGGTCGGCGAGGTCAGCCGCCCCATCGAGAGCGTCTACGGCTACTGGGTCGTGCGCCTGGACAGCGTGCAGACCGTGCGCGAGCGCCCCCTGGACGACGAGTACCGCGAGCGCATCCGCGCGACCATCTCCCAGAAGCGCGCCAAGCTGCGCGAGGCGACCTTCATCAAGGAGAGCCGCGAGCGCCACGAGTTCAAGTACGACGACGCCGCGCTGTGGATCGTCTTCAACGGCATGCCCGAGGATGAGCCCTACCTCGACCAGGCGACCCAGAAGCCCGTCGAGAAGGAGCGGCTGCGGCCCCTCGACGTCCCGGCGTCGGAGCTGGGGCGGTTCTTCTTCAGCTTCCGGCCCGACCCCGACCAGGAGCCCCAGGTCTGGACCATCGGGGACTACAAGGCCAAGTACGACGAGATGAGCGTCTTCCAGCGGCCGAAGCGCAACACCCTGCTCGGCGGCGTGAAGAACAAGCTCTTCGGCGACATGGTCGACCAGGCCCTCTACGCCGCCGAGGCGCGCGAGCGCGGCTACGACAAGGACCCGCGCGTCATCGCCGAGGCGAACGAGCGCAGCGAGCAGCACATGCTGTCGCTGTTCCACGACGAGGTCGTGAAGTACGACGAGCACGTGAGCATGGAGGCGATCCGCGCCCTGTACGAGGAGAACCCCGCGGTCTACCGCGTGCCCGAGGAACGCCGCGGCCGCATCATGATGTGCGCGGACAAGTCCGCTGCCGAGGCGGCGGCCGCCGACCTGGCCGCCGGCCAGCCCTGGAGCACCGTCTTCGCGGCCCGCAACAAGTCCACCGGCGGCACGCCGGAAGGGCAGATCTCCATCAACGAGCTCGCGCAGTCGGCCGACCGCGACCGGCTCTTCGCCCTGACGCGGCCCGGCGAGGTCAGCGCGCCGTTCCCGTCGCACGACCTCTGGTGCCTGGTCATGCTCGACAACGCCACGCCCGGGCGGCAGAAGCCGCTCGACGAGGTGATCAACGACGTCGGGGCGAGGGTCAAGCGCAAGCGCCAGGACGAGGCCCTGCAGACGCTGCTGGCGCAGTGGCGCAACGAGTACCCGATCAAGATCAACGACCGCGTCCTGGACTCCCTGCCTTCCTGGGAGCAGCTGCAGGCGTCCAAGCCGGCGTCCAAGTAG
- a CDS encoding peptidylprolyl isomerase, producing MMAARRWMATAALALAAVSAKAPAARAQDAASAAAPDTTAATATMATATPELVDRIMVVVDEEAILQSDLEREIALYHLESRNMGAPDDKDEATVRAEVLDRLIESKLIIAAARREEIEISEESVEREVQANIDQLVRYYGSQARLEAELADNAMTLDDYRRRSASQLRDQHYMRAVVNRFIRPGIEVREEEVEAYYAAHRDEVPAAPDTLALSDILIAVQPSPEVQRDLQAKLGAVMQELGRGDAFGAVADRHTAGPGAGAGGRIGLVRPGELFSRALEDAVFSLQEGETSQPVVTERGLHVVHVDKVGEEGREISQIFFPIEVTEDDVARSRAEAEAAHARLTAGEPFAKVAAEVSVDPGSAPRGGELGTFVLDELSPTIREHLAEAAAGAITPPFLTPAGFYIFLVRERTAGASAGFEELRDQVRQAVESQKLQEALAVYVEGLRARFAVDRKD from the coding sequence ATGATGGCAGCGCGGCGATGGATGGCGACGGCGGCCCTGGCGCTGGCGGCGGTCTCGGCGAAAGCGCCGGCGGCCCGGGCCCAGGACGCCGCGTCCGCGGCGGCGCCGGACACGACGGCGGCGACCGCGACGATGGCGACCGCGACCCCCGAGCTGGTCGACCGCATCATGGTCGTCGTCGACGAGGAGGCGATCCTGCAGAGCGACCTCGAGCGCGAGATCGCCCTCTACCACCTCGAGTCCCGCAACATGGGCGCCCCCGACGACAAGGACGAGGCGACGGTGCGCGCCGAGGTCCTCGACCGGCTGATCGAGAGCAAGCTCATCATCGCGGCCGCCCGCCGCGAGGAGATCGAGATCAGCGAGGAGTCCGTGGAGCGGGAGGTCCAGGCGAACATCGACCAGCTCGTGCGCTACTACGGGTCGCAGGCGCGGCTCGAGGCGGAGCTGGCGGACAACGCGATGACCCTGGACGACTACCGCCGCCGCTCCGCCTCCCAGCTGCGCGACCAGCACTACATGCGGGCCGTGGTCAACCGCTTCATCCGGCCGGGCATCGAGGTGCGCGAGGAGGAGGTCGAGGCCTACTACGCGGCCCACCGCGACGAGGTCCCCGCGGCCCCCGACACCCTGGCCCTCTCGGACATCCTGATCGCCGTGCAGCCCTCGCCGGAGGTCCAGCGCGATCTGCAGGCCAAGCTCGGGGCCGTGATGCAGGAGCTGGGCCGCGGCGACGCCTTCGGCGCGGTCGCCGACCGCCACACCGCGGGCCCCGGCGCCGGCGCCGGCGGCCGCATCGGCCTGGTCCGCCCGGGCGAACTGTTCAGCCGCGCGCTGGAGGACGCCGTGTTCTCGCTGCAGGAGGGCGAGACCTCCCAGCCCGTGGTCACCGAGCGCGGCCTGCACGTCGTGCACGTGGACAAGGTCGGGGAGGAGGGGCGCGAGATCAGCCAGATCTTCTTCCCCATCGAAGTGACCGAGGACGACGTCGCGCGCTCGCGCGCCGAGGCCGAGGCCGCCCACGCGCGCCTCACGGCCGGCGAGCCCTTCGCGAAGGTGGCCGCCGAGGTCAGCGTCGATCCCGGTTCCGCCCCGCGCGGCGGCGAGCTCGGCACCTTCGTCCTGGACGAGCTGTCGCCGACCATCCGCGAGCACCTGGCCGAGGCCGCGGCGGGCGCGATCACGCCGCCGTTCCTGACCCCGGCGGGTTTCTACATCTTCCTGGTGCGCGAACGGACCGCCGGCGCGAGCGCGGGCTTCGAGGAGCTGCGCGACCAGGTGCGCCAGGCCGTCGAGTCCCAGAAGCTGCAGGAGGCCCTGGCCGTCTACGTCGAGGGCCTGCGCGCGCGGTTCGCCGTCGACCGCAAGGACTGA
- a CDS encoding stage 0 sporulation family protein, producing MSDWIEPPRGPEPDAAAPAAQQDAPHDAPLEASYDASYEAPHAAASPASDPDALVMVQFKGHRKACYHNRRAVGLDVGDYCMVEADRGRDMGRVCYVGPGKEVWRREAARQGVLATCGPDDLKRLHENRADEWECYDICLEKIQERRLEMELVTVERQYDRNKITFFFTAEKRVDFRQLVKDLAAIFRTRIELRQIGVRDEAKIKGGMGICGRELCCSSFLGEFSPVTLKMAKGQQLPLSPNKLSGLCGRLRCCLSYEHEGYLESLARMPRVGARVTTPRGEGRVRKLDLLRETATVQLDEGAQTLVLGAAEMTWDVRQDLPRSRQRRPRKPCHRDEPTEH from the coding sequence ATGTCCGACTGGATCGAGCCGCCGCGCGGGCCTGAGCCCGACGCCGCCGCGCCCGCGGCTCAGCAAGACGCGCCGCACGACGCGCCGCTTGAAGCGTCGTACGATGCGTCGTACGAGGCGCCGCACGCCGCCGCGTCGCCGGCGTCCGATCCCGACGCCCTGGTCATGGTGCAGTTCAAGGGACACCGCAAGGCCTGCTACCACAACCGCCGCGCGGTCGGCCTCGACGTGGGCGACTACTGCATGGTGGAGGCGGACCGCGGCCGCGACATGGGCCGCGTCTGCTACGTCGGCCCCGGCAAGGAGGTCTGGCGGCGTGAGGCCGCGCGCCAGGGCGTGCTGGCCACCTGCGGGCCGGACGACCTGAAGCGCCTGCACGAGAACCGCGCCGACGAGTGGGAGTGCTACGACATCTGCCTGGAGAAGATCCAGGAGCGTCGCCTCGAGATGGAGCTGGTGACGGTCGAGCGCCAGTACGACCGCAACAAGATCACCTTCTTCTTCACGGCCGAGAAGCGCGTCGACTTCCGGCAGCTGGTCAAGGACCTCGCCGCGATCTTCCGCACGCGCATCGAGCTGCGGCAGATCGGCGTGCGGGACGAGGCGAAGATCAAGGGCGGCATGGGGATCTGCGGGCGCGAGCTGTGCTGCAGCAGCTTCCTGGGCGAGTTCAGCCCCGTCACCCTGAAGATGGCCAAGGGGCAGCAGCTGCCGCTGAGCCCGAACAAGCTGTCGGGCCTGTGCGGGCGGCTGCGCTGCTGCCTGTCGTACGAGCACGAGGGGTACCTCGAATCGCTGGCGCGCATGCCGCGCGTCGGCGCCCGCGTGACCACCCCGCGCGGCGAGGGGCGAGTCCGCAAGCTCGACCTGCTGCGCGAGACCGCCACGGTGCAGCTGGACGAGGGCGCCCAGACGCTGGTGCTGGGCGCGGCCGAGATGACCTGGGACGTGCGCCAGGACCTGCCGCGCAGCCGGCAGCGGCGCCCGCGCAAACCCTGCCACCGCGACGAGCCGACCGAGCACTGA
- a CDS encoding TatD family hydrolase — protein sequence MYTDTHLHLDRREFAGEVDAVLDRAARAGVTRLINIGYDLPSSEASVALARGDGRLRAAVGVHPHDALVIADADGAVTPDGERALARLAELAADPRVVAIGEIGLDFYRDLSPRPAQRAALRAQLALASRLDLPVVLHVRDAQDDIVDELEAAGVPARGGILHSFAGGAGHAAWGVAHGFLLGIGGPVTYRNSGLPEVLAGVAPEHLVLETDAPWLPPVPHRGARNEPAFLPFTAARVAEICGLAAPELARITGANVDRLCGARGWA from the coding sequence TTGTACACCGACACCCACCTGCACCTGGACCGCCGCGAGTTCGCCGGCGAGGTCGACGCGGTCCTGGACAGGGCGGCGCGGGCGGGCGTCACGCGCCTGATCAACATCGGCTACGACCTGCCCAGCAGCGAAGCCTCGGTGGCGCTGGCCCGGGGCGACGGCCGCCTGCGGGCCGCCGTCGGCGTCCACCCGCACGACGCGCTGGTGATCGCCGACGCGGACGGGGCGGTCACGCCGGACGGCGAGCGCGCCCTGGCGCGCCTGGCCGAGCTGGCCGCGGACCCGCGCGTGGTGGCGATCGGGGAGATCGGCCTGGACTTCTACCGCGACCTGTCGCCGCGCCCGGCGCAGCGGGCGGCGCTGCGGGCCCAGCTCGCGCTGGCCTCGCGCCTCGACCTGCCGGTGGTGCTGCACGTGCGCGACGCCCAGGACGACATCGTCGACGAGCTCGAGGCCGCGGGCGTGCCGGCGCGGGGCGGCATCCTGCACAGCTTCGCCGGCGGGGCCGGGCACGCCGCCTGGGGCGTGGCGCACGGGTTCCTGCTGGGGATCGGCGGCCCGGTGACCTACCGCAACAGCGGCCTGCCGGAGGTCCTGGCCGGCGTCGCTCCCGAACATCTGGTCCTGGAGACCGACGCGCCCTGGCTGCCGCCGGTGCCGCACCGCGGCGCCCGCAACGAACCCGCCTTCCTGCCGTTCACCGCGGCCCGCGTCGCGGAGATCTGCGGCCTCGCGGCGCCGGAGCTGGCGCGCATCACCGGGGCCAACGTCGACCGCCTGTGCGGCGCGCGGGGGTGGGCGTGA
- the rsmA gene encoding 16S rRNA (adenine(1518)-N(6)/adenine(1519)-N(6))-dimethyltransferase RsmA, giving the protein MSEPLNRSQLELLRAHDVRPVKRRGQNFLLDGNLARAIAADCLELGTDVLELGAGGGALTFPLLEAGATVTAVEVDRHLCDLLREETAGRERFRLVEADIARLDWSATLDLAGPRPVVAGNLPYVLTSEVLFALIDHRRRVAGAVFMIQREVAARLAAGPGSKEYGVLAVVLGSQFEVEVRRQVPAAVFWPRPDVVSAVVVLRPRPDTWDDGELSRFRALVKGLFQQRRKRTATVLRALCGVDEATAAGWCRAAGVDPDARPEQAPRAALRELARLIPGEGGR; this is encoded by the coding sequence GTGAGCGAGCCCCTGAACCGCAGCCAGCTCGAACTGCTGCGCGCCCACGACGTGCGCCCGGTCAAGCGCCGCGGGCAGAACTTCCTGCTGGACGGGAACCTGGCGCGGGCCATCGCGGCCGACTGCCTGGAGCTCGGGACGGACGTCCTGGAACTCGGGGCCGGGGGCGGCGCGTTGACCTTCCCGCTGCTGGAGGCCGGGGCGACGGTGACCGCGGTCGAGGTCGACCGGCACCTCTGCGACCTCCTGCGGGAGGAAACGGCCGGACGGGAACGATTCCGGCTGGTGGAGGCCGATATCGCGCGTCTGGACTGGTCCGCGACGCTGGATCTGGCCGGTCCTCGGCCGGTGGTGGCCGGGAACCTGCCCTACGTCCTGACCAGCGAGGTGCTGTTCGCGCTCATCGACCACCGCCGCCGCGTGGCCGGGGCGGTCTTCATGATCCAGCGCGAGGTGGCCGCCCGGCTGGCCGCCGGTCCGGGCAGCAAGGAGTACGGCGTGCTGGCGGTGGTGCTCGGCTCGCAGTTCGAGGTGGAGGTGCGCCGGCAGGTGCCGGCGGCGGTGTTCTGGCCGCGGCCCGACGTCGTGTCGGCCGTGGTCGTCCTGCGCCCGCGGCCGGACACGTGGGACGACGGGGAACTCTCGCGGTTCCGGGCCCTGGTCAAGGGGCTCTTCCAGCAGCGGCGCAAGCGCACGGCCACCGTCCTGCGCGCGCTGTGCGGCGTCGACGAGGCGACCGCGGCCGGCTGGTGCCGCGCCGCGGGCGTGGATCCCGACGCGCGGCCCGAGCAGGCGCCGCGCGCGGCCCTGCGCGAACTGGCCCGGCTCATTCCCGGGGAGGGCGGACGTTGA